One region of Drosophila teissieri strain GT53w chromosome 2L, Prin_Dtei_1.1, whole genome shotgun sequence genomic DNA includes:
- the LOC122622335 gene encoding insulin receptor substrate 1 isoform X1, translated as MELRSDIMASISDDGMALSGYLKKLKTMKKKFFVLYEETSHSAARLEYYDSEKKFLQRAEPKRVIYLKNCFNINRRLDTKHRFVIVLSSRDGGFGIVLESENDLRKWLDKLLVLQRNIANSNGTAHSAYDQVWQVVIQKKGISEKVGITGTYHCCLTSKSLTFVCIGPEKTPNGEDRVASIEILLTTIRRCGHASPQCIFYVELGRQSVLGSGDLWMETDNAAVATNMHNTILSAMSAKTESNTNLINVYQNRPDLSHEPMRKRSSSANEASKPINVNVIQNSQNSLELRSCSSPHNYGFGRERCDSLPTRNGTLSESSNQTYFGSNHGLRSNTISGNRPHSTNKHSNSPTFTMPLRCSESESSISIEESDDNGSYSHYRLNTRTSETAIPEENIDDFVSAEFSKVTEPNESDENYIPMTPINPTDAIHEKEKADMQRLEDASLNFDFPEHASEKLAKDYDLDSDNQCGRPIRAYSIGNKVEHLKFNKRLGHLNDTGQNPNRVRAYSVGSKSKIPRCDLQRVVLVEDNKHEFVANRSQSSITKEGSSYGTSGNRQKKSTSAPLLSLKNQINSDRMSDLMEIDFSQATNLEKQKFIKNNEIPKYIENVFPKTPRTDSSSLTLHATSQKDIFNGTKLNTTANASEDGYLEMKPVGNAYTPSSNCLPIKVEKLKLSDYTAPLTTTAPVHDLNKISTYNISAEKWREQPRSEEKKSNSPLNEKPFSLKPTTVESNSHDVRTTNNIDCEQVTVQSDKQNNLDDTIVENNNLDIGGHEEKKLVHSISSEDYTQIKDKSNDFTKFNEAGYKILQIKSDSSLISSKLYQKGIHKDNLERSHRLTESVNTIPDNATASSSVTKFNISAKAADSRSTDSSTPQNILQTKDLNFPSRSSSRISQPELHYASLDLPHCSGQNPAKYLKRGSRESPPVSACPEDGNTYAKIDFDQSDSSSSSSNIFNT; from the exons atg GAACTGAGATCGGACATCATGGCATCAATATCGGATGACGGCATGGCGCTGAGTGGCTACCTCAAAAAGTTGAAGACCATGAAGAAGAAGTTTTTTGTGCTGTACGAGGAGACCAGCCATTCAGCTGCCCGTCTGGAATACTATGATAGCGAAAAGAAGTTCCTGCAAAGAGCCGAGCCAAAAAGGGTTATCTATCTGAAGAATTGCTTCAACATTAACCGCCGCTTGGACACCAAGCATAGATTTGTCATTGTGCTCTCCTCCAGAGACGGGGGATTCGGCATCGTTCTCGAGAGCGAAAATGATTTACGTAAATGGCTGGACAAACTACTAGTTCTACAAAGGAACATCGCCAATTCGAATGGAACAGCGCACTCAGCTTATG ACCAAGTTTGGCAAGTTGTCATTCAAAAGAAGGGTATTTCGGAGAAAGTTGGAATCACCGGAACCTACCACTGTTGCCTTACTTCCAAATCCCTGACATTCGTGTGTATAGGACCGGAAAAGACTCCCAATGGCGAGGATCGCGTTGCTAGCATTGAAATACTTTTGACCACGATCAGGCG ATGCGGTCATGCATCCCCACAATGTATTTTCTACGTTGAACTCGGCCGCCAAAGTGTCTTGGGATCTGGCGATCTGTGGATGGAAACGGATAACGCAGCTGTTGCTACTAATATGCACAACACCATACTGAG CGCTATGTCAGCTAAAACAGAGTCGAACACGAATTTAATAAACGTTTATCAAAACAGACCTGACTTGAGTCATGAGCCCATGAGAAAGCGATCATCGTCTGCAAACGAAGCTTCGAAGCCGATTAACGTAAACGTTATACAAAATAGTCAAAACTCTCTCGAATTGCGGAGCTGCAGTTCGCCCCATAACTAtg GTTTTGGAAGAGAGAGATGCGATAGCTTACCGACCAGAAATGGAACCCTAAGCGAGTCCAGCAATCAAACATACTTTGGTTCCAACCATGGACTGCGATCCAACACTATATCTGGCAACCGTCCGCACTCAACCAACAAACATAGCAATAGTCCAACGTTCACCATGCCATTAAGATGCTCAGAATCAGAGTCATCAATTAGTATCGAAGAATCCGACGACAACGGAAGTTATAGCCACTACAGATTAAA caCGCGGACATCGGAGACGGCTATTCCTGAGGAAAACATTGATGACTTTGTCAGTGCTGAATTTAGCAAAGTCACTGAACCAAATG AGAGTGACGAAAACTACATACCGATGACTCCAATAAATCCTACTGATGCTATCCATGAAAAAGAGAAGGCTGACATGCAGAGATTGGAAGATGCATCTCTGAATTTTGACTTTCCGGAGCACGCATCGGAAAAACTTGCTAAGGATTATGATCTGGACTCTGATAACCA ATGCGGACGTCCCATTCGTGCCTATTCGATAGGGAACAAGGTTGagcatttaaagtttaataagcGCCTGGGACATTTGAATGATACGGGCCAAAATCCGAATCGCGTGCGAGCCTACTCGGTTGGTTCCAAGTCGAAGATACCGCGGTGCGACTTGCAGCGAGTGGTCCTTGTGGAGGATAATAAACATGAGTTCGTAGCGAATAGAAGTCAGAGTAGCATTACAAAGGAAGGATCCAGCTATGGCACAAGTGGCAACCGGCAAAAGAAATCTACAAGTGCTCCACTCCTAAGTCTGAAGAACCAGATAAACTCTGACCGAATGAGTGACTTaatggaaattgatttttcgcaAGCAACCAATTTGGAAAAGCAGAAGTTCATCAAGAACAATGAAATTCCGAAATACATTGAAAACGTGTTCCCGAAAACCCCCAGAACCGATAGCTCCAGCTTAACTCTGCACGCCACAAGTCAGAAAGACATTTTCAATGGAACCAAACTAAATACCACTGCGAACGCATCCGAGGATGGTTACCTTGAGATGAAGCCAGTCGGTAATGCATACACTCCCAGTTCGAATTGCCTTCCAATTAAAGTAGAGAAGCTCAAGCTATCAGACTACACCGCACCActcacaacaacagcaccagtGCACGACTTAAACAAAATTAGTACATACAATATATCCGCTGAGAAATGGAGAGAACAGCCCAGAAGCGAGGAAAAAAAGTCGAACTCCCCACTAAATGAAAAACCCTTTAGCTTGAAACCAACAACTGTCGAGAGTAACAGCCACGATGTGCGTACAACAAACAATATTGATTGTGAGCAAGTGACCGTGCAAAgcgacaaacaaaataatttggaTGACACGATTGTTGAGAACAACAATTTGGATATTGGCGGCCATGAGGAAAAGAAATTGGTTCATTCGATAAGCAGTGAAGATTACACACAAATTAAGGACAAATCGAATGATTTCACAAAATTTAACGAAGCCGGCTACAAAATTCTTCAAATTAAAAGCGACAGCTCACTCATCTCATCGAAGCTATACCAAAAGGGTATTCACAAAGATAACTTGGAGCGATCGCATAGACTTACGGAGAGTGTTAATACGATTCCTGATAATGCCACCGCCAGTAGCTCAGTCACCAAATTCAATATAAGCGCAAAAGCAGCTGACTCGCGAAGCACAGATTCAAGTACACCACAAAACATTCTTCAGACTAAAGATTTAAATTTCCCGTCAAGGTCTTCGTCTCGCATATCCCAGCCGGAGTTGCACTACGCCAGCCTAGATCTTCCCCATTGTAGCGGCCAAAACCCAGCTAAATACCTGAAGAGAGGTTCACGCGAATCTCCACCCGTGTCTGCATGCCCGGAGGATGGAAATACCTATGCGAAAATTGACTTTGACCAATCAgactcctcttcctcctcatCAAACATATTTAATACGTAA
- the LOC122622430 gene encoding stress-activated protein kinase JNK: protein MTTAQHQHYTVEVGDTNFTIHSRYINLRPIGSGAQGIVCAAYDTITQQNVAIKKLSRPFQNVTHAKRAYREFKLMKLVNHKNIIGLLNAFTPQRNLEEFQDVYLVMELMDANLCQVIQMDLDHDRMSYLLYQMLCGIKHLHSAGIIHRDLKPSNIVVKADCTLKILDFGLARTAGTTFMMTPYVVTRYYRAPEVILGMGYTENVDIWSVGCIMGEMIRGGVLFPGTDHIDQWNKIIEQLGTPSPSFMQRLQPTVRNYVENRPRYTGYSFDRLFPDGLFPNDNNQNSRRKASDARNLLSKMLVIDPEQRISVDEALKHEYINVWYDAEEVDAPAPEPYDHSVDEREHTVEQWKELIYEEVMDYEAHNTNNRTR from the exons ATGACGACAGCTCAGCACCAACACTACACCGTCGAGGTGGGAGACACCAACTTCACCATCCACAGTCGGTACATTAACCTACGGCCTATAGGATCCGGTGCCCAAGGAATAGTATG CGCCGCTTACGATACTATCACCCAGCAGAATGTGGCGATTAAGAAACTATCTCGACCATTCCAAAATGTAACCCATGCCAAGAGAGCATATAGGGAATTCAAGCTAATGAAGCTTGTTAACCATAAAAAC ATAATTGGCTTACTTAATGCTTTTACGCCGCAAAGGAACTTGGAGGAGTTTCAGGATGTCTACCTTGTCATGGAGCTAATGGATGCTAATCTCTGCCAGGTCATCCAAATGGACTTGGATCACGATAGAATGTCTTATTTGCTTTACCAAATGTTGTGCGGAATAAAACATTTACACTCAGCAGGAATTATTCACAGA GACTTAAAGCCATCCAATATAGTTGTAAAGGCAGACTGCACTCTAAAAATTTTAGACTTCGGTTTGGCACGTACTGCAGGAACTACCTTCATGATGACTCCCTATGTGGTCACCCGATACTACAGGGCTCCGGAGGTCATTTTGGGCATGGGGTACACCGAGAACGTGGACATATGGTCCGTTGGGTGCATCATGGGCGAAATGATAAGGGGCGGTGTGCTGTTTCCTGGAACGGATCATATAGATCAGTGGAATAAAATTATTG AGCAATTAGGTACACCATCTCCCTCATTTATGCAGCGGTTACAGCCAACCGTCCGAAACTATGTGGAAAATCGTCCTAGATACACTGGATACTCATTTGATAGACTTTTCCCCGATGGCTTGTTTCCAAATGATAATAATCAGAATAGCCGCAGGAAGGCTTCTGACGCTAGAAATCTTCTTAGTAAAATGCTAGTCATTGATCCAGAGCAGCGGATATCTGTGGACGAGGCTTTAAAGCATGAATATATCAATGTGTGGTATGATGCTGAGGAAGTGGATGCT CCTGCTCCGGAGCCATACGATCACAGTGTAGACGAGAGAGAACACACTGTGGAGCAGTGGAAGGAGCTAATCTATGAGGAAGTCATGGACTACGAGGCACACAACACAAATAATAGAACGCGGTAG
- the LOC122622335 gene encoding insulin receptor substrate 1 isoform X2 has translation MASISDDGMALSGYLKKLKTMKKKFFVLYEETSHSAARLEYYDSEKKFLQRAEPKRVIYLKNCFNINRRLDTKHRFVIVLSSRDGGFGIVLESENDLRKWLDKLLVLQRNIANSNGTAHSAYDQVWQVVIQKKGISEKVGITGTYHCCLTSKSLTFVCIGPEKTPNGEDRVASIEILLTTIRRCGHASPQCIFYVELGRQSVLGSGDLWMETDNAAVATNMHNTILSAMSAKTESNTNLINVYQNRPDLSHEPMRKRSSSANEASKPINVNVIQNSQNSLELRSCSSPHNYGFGRERCDSLPTRNGTLSESSNQTYFGSNHGLRSNTISGNRPHSTNKHSNSPTFTMPLRCSESESSISIEESDDNGSYSHYRLNTRTSETAIPEENIDDFVSAEFSKVTEPNESDENYIPMTPINPTDAIHEKEKADMQRLEDASLNFDFPEHASEKLAKDYDLDSDNQCGRPIRAYSIGNKVEHLKFNKRLGHLNDTGQNPNRVRAYSVGSKSKIPRCDLQRVVLVEDNKHEFVANRSQSSITKEGSSYGTSGNRQKKSTSAPLLSLKNQINSDRMSDLMEIDFSQATNLEKQKFIKNNEIPKYIENVFPKTPRTDSSSLTLHATSQKDIFNGTKLNTTANASEDGYLEMKPVGNAYTPSSNCLPIKVEKLKLSDYTAPLTTTAPVHDLNKISTYNISAEKWREQPRSEEKKSNSPLNEKPFSLKPTTVESNSHDVRTTNNIDCEQVTVQSDKQNNLDDTIVENNNLDIGGHEEKKLVHSISSEDYTQIKDKSNDFTKFNEAGYKILQIKSDSSLISSKLYQKGIHKDNLERSHRLTESVNTIPDNATASSSVTKFNISAKAADSRSTDSSTPQNILQTKDLNFPSRSSSRISQPELHYASLDLPHCSGQNPAKYLKRGSRESPPVSACPEDGNTYAKIDFDQSDSSSSSSNIFNT, from the exons ATGGCATCAATATCGGATGACGGCATGGCGCTGAGTGGCTACCTCAAAAAGTTGAAGACCATGAAGAAGAAGTTTTTTGTGCTGTACGAGGAGACCAGCCATTCAGCTGCCCGTCTGGAATACTATGATAGCGAAAAGAAGTTCCTGCAAAGAGCCGAGCCAAAAAGGGTTATCTATCTGAAGAATTGCTTCAACATTAACCGCCGCTTGGACACCAAGCATAGATTTGTCATTGTGCTCTCCTCCAGAGACGGGGGATTCGGCATCGTTCTCGAGAGCGAAAATGATTTACGTAAATGGCTGGACAAACTACTAGTTCTACAAAGGAACATCGCCAATTCGAATGGAACAGCGCACTCAGCTTATG ACCAAGTTTGGCAAGTTGTCATTCAAAAGAAGGGTATTTCGGAGAAAGTTGGAATCACCGGAACCTACCACTGTTGCCTTACTTCCAAATCCCTGACATTCGTGTGTATAGGACCGGAAAAGACTCCCAATGGCGAGGATCGCGTTGCTAGCATTGAAATACTTTTGACCACGATCAGGCG ATGCGGTCATGCATCCCCACAATGTATTTTCTACGTTGAACTCGGCCGCCAAAGTGTCTTGGGATCTGGCGATCTGTGGATGGAAACGGATAACGCAGCTGTTGCTACTAATATGCACAACACCATACTGAG CGCTATGTCAGCTAAAACAGAGTCGAACACGAATTTAATAAACGTTTATCAAAACAGACCTGACTTGAGTCATGAGCCCATGAGAAAGCGATCATCGTCTGCAAACGAAGCTTCGAAGCCGATTAACGTAAACGTTATACAAAATAGTCAAAACTCTCTCGAATTGCGGAGCTGCAGTTCGCCCCATAACTAtg GTTTTGGAAGAGAGAGATGCGATAGCTTACCGACCAGAAATGGAACCCTAAGCGAGTCCAGCAATCAAACATACTTTGGTTCCAACCATGGACTGCGATCCAACACTATATCTGGCAACCGTCCGCACTCAACCAACAAACATAGCAATAGTCCAACGTTCACCATGCCATTAAGATGCTCAGAATCAGAGTCATCAATTAGTATCGAAGAATCCGACGACAACGGAAGTTATAGCCACTACAGATTAAA caCGCGGACATCGGAGACGGCTATTCCTGAGGAAAACATTGATGACTTTGTCAGTGCTGAATTTAGCAAAGTCACTGAACCAAATG AGAGTGACGAAAACTACATACCGATGACTCCAATAAATCCTACTGATGCTATCCATGAAAAAGAGAAGGCTGACATGCAGAGATTGGAAGATGCATCTCTGAATTTTGACTTTCCGGAGCACGCATCGGAAAAACTTGCTAAGGATTATGATCTGGACTCTGATAACCA ATGCGGACGTCCCATTCGTGCCTATTCGATAGGGAACAAGGTTGagcatttaaagtttaataagcGCCTGGGACATTTGAATGATACGGGCCAAAATCCGAATCGCGTGCGAGCCTACTCGGTTGGTTCCAAGTCGAAGATACCGCGGTGCGACTTGCAGCGAGTGGTCCTTGTGGAGGATAATAAACATGAGTTCGTAGCGAATAGAAGTCAGAGTAGCATTACAAAGGAAGGATCCAGCTATGGCACAAGTGGCAACCGGCAAAAGAAATCTACAAGTGCTCCACTCCTAAGTCTGAAGAACCAGATAAACTCTGACCGAATGAGTGACTTaatggaaattgatttttcgcaAGCAACCAATTTGGAAAAGCAGAAGTTCATCAAGAACAATGAAATTCCGAAATACATTGAAAACGTGTTCCCGAAAACCCCCAGAACCGATAGCTCCAGCTTAACTCTGCACGCCACAAGTCAGAAAGACATTTTCAATGGAACCAAACTAAATACCACTGCGAACGCATCCGAGGATGGTTACCTTGAGATGAAGCCAGTCGGTAATGCATACACTCCCAGTTCGAATTGCCTTCCAATTAAAGTAGAGAAGCTCAAGCTATCAGACTACACCGCACCActcacaacaacagcaccagtGCACGACTTAAACAAAATTAGTACATACAATATATCCGCTGAGAAATGGAGAGAACAGCCCAGAAGCGAGGAAAAAAAGTCGAACTCCCCACTAAATGAAAAACCCTTTAGCTTGAAACCAACAACTGTCGAGAGTAACAGCCACGATGTGCGTACAACAAACAATATTGATTGTGAGCAAGTGACCGTGCAAAgcgacaaacaaaataatttggaTGACACGATTGTTGAGAACAACAATTTGGATATTGGCGGCCATGAGGAAAAGAAATTGGTTCATTCGATAAGCAGTGAAGATTACACACAAATTAAGGACAAATCGAATGATTTCACAAAATTTAACGAAGCCGGCTACAAAATTCTTCAAATTAAAAGCGACAGCTCACTCATCTCATCGAAGCTATACCAAAAGGGTATTCACAAAGATAACTTGGAGCGATCGCATAGACTTACGGAGAGTGTTAATACGATTCCTGATAATGCCACCGCCAGTAGCTCAGTCACCAAATTCAATATAAGCGCAAAAGCAGCTGACTCGCGAAGCACAGATTCAAGTACACCACAAAACATTCTTCAGACTAAAGATTTAAATTTCCCGTCAAGGTCTTCGTCTCGCATATCCCAGCCGGAGTTGCACTACGCCAGCCTAGATCTTCCCCATTGTAGCGGCCAAAACCCAGCTAAATACCTGAAGAGAGGTTCACGCGAATCTCCACCCGTGTCTGCATGCCCGGAGGATGGAAATACCTATGCGAAAATTGACTTTGACCAATCAgactcctcttcctcctcatCAAACATATTTAATACGTAA